In the genome of Zobellia nedashkovskayae, the window TATAATTTTCTTTTACATGCGTAGGATGCAAGCCCATCATTAAAAAAATATTGTCCCGAAAAGACTTCTCTAAATCAAACATAGATTCCGTATAAGTTGAATCTATAGCTGGAATGAAAAACCGCTTAACACCAAGAGCTATTGCCCTCTCAATGGCCGCTGCCCTATCTTCATCAAAGGCTTCACTGTATAAATGGGTATGGGTATCTGTTAATATCATGCTGCAAAAATAGCCTTATCTTTGATAAAAAGAATACATGTCTTCTCTGAAAAAATTTCTTTGGAAAAAAAAATATACCCAAATCCCCCTAAAACTTACTCAAACAGATCATTTTGAAATATCAGCCAAAATAAATGGTGTTCCCGGACGATTTATTTTAGATACCGGAGCATCTAACACCTGTATCGGAATTGATAAAATAGAGCAATTTGGACTGGCTTCAGAAGTTTCAGAAATAAAAGCTGCTGGAGCGGGAGCCACTGACATGGAAACTTTAATATCCACGAAAAACAAGATTAAAATTGGCAATTGGAAGAAGAAAAAATTGAAAATCGTACTTTTTGACCTTGTTCACGTAAATCAAGCCCTTACCGCTCATAATACTTTGCCAGTTGACGGCATCATAGGCGCCGATGTATTAAAAAAAGCAAAAGCAGTTATTGACTATGACAAGTATTGCGTTTACCTTAAAATGTAGTTCCTGCAGAACTCCAAAGGTCGTATCCTATTAATATACCCCATAAAAAAGCCCCAAAGATTTTAGTGCAACTACGCTAAAAATCTTTGGGGCCGTATTTTAAAGAGTTGTAATTCTACATCTCTAAAGCTCTTTTTACATTACCATCCATCAATAATTCTTCTGGATTTTCTAATGCTTCTTTTATAGCTACCAAGAACCCTACTGATTCCTTACCATCAATAATACGGTGATCATAAGACACGGCCACATACATAATAGGCGCAATAGCGATAGCTCCATCTCTAGCGATGGGTCTTTCTACTATATTGTGCATGCCTAAAATAGCACTTTGAGGTGGGTTGATAATTGGTGTGGATAACATAGACCCAAAAACACCTCCATTGGTGATCGTAAATGTACCTCCGGTCATTTCATCAACAGTAATCTCACCTTCACGAGCACGAATAGCTAATCTCTTCACCTCTGCTTCAACACCTCTGAAAGTTAAGTTTTCTGCATTTCTAATAACAGGTACCATTAATCCTTTTGGTCCAGAAACGGCAATACTGATATCACAGAAATCATAAGAAATCATTTCCTTACCATCTATCATAGAATTCACTGATGGATACATTTCTAATGCACGCACTACAGCTCTAGTAAAAAAAGACATGAAACCTAAACCAACACCGTGCTTAGCTTTAAAATCTTCTTTATACTTATTTCTAAGTTCAAAAATAGCCGACATATCAACTTCGTTAAAAGTCGTAAGCATAGCAGTTTCATTCTTAGCGGATACCAAACGCTCTGCAACTTTTCTACGCAACATAGATAGTTTTGAACGGGACTCCCCTCTATTTCCTCCTGTAGGTGTACCCATTGAAGGAACAGCAGTTACAGCATCGTTTTTAGTGATTCTACCATCTTTTCCACTTCCTTTTACAGCAGAAGAATCGATGCCTTTTTCACTTAATATTTTTTTAGCAGCAGGAGAAGCTACACCAGAAGCGTAAGTTTCTTTAGCCTGAACAGGTTGTGGTGCTTTAGCCTCTTCTTTCTTAGGCTCACTTTTCTTCTGTTCCGCCACATCTTTTTCAGCACTGTCACCAGCCGGTTTAGCTGCGTCAGTATCAATCAAACAAACTACGGCACCAACGGCAACAGCATCACCTACCTCAGCTTTCAATGTAATTATTCCGCTTTCCTCAGCAGGAAGTTCTAATGTAGCCTTATCTGAATCTACCTCGGCAATGGCCTGGTCTTTTTCAACGTAATCACCATCCTCAACCAACCAATCCGCAATTTCTACTTCGGTGATAGATTCGCCCGGAGATGGGACTTTCATTTCTAATATCATGCTATACTTATTTGCTGTGTTATCTTAACTATTTGAACAACCAATCCTTAACCTTTACTTGGTTTAGGCATTGGTTTTGACATATTATCCTTACTCTTATCGAATACATAATCGATTACTTGTTGATGTCTATTTTTTGAACGAACAGAACTACCGGCAGCTGGAGAAGCATAGAACCTTCTTGAAACTACTCTAAATTTATTCGCATCACTAAAATGCATCATCATATGACTCCAAGCACCCATATTTCTTGGTTCTTCTTGAGCCCAGACCAAATCGTCGGCCTTTTTATATTTTGCAATAACTGCTTTCATCTTTTCAGAAGGAACCGGGAACAATTGCTCTACACGAACCAAGGCCACATCATCTCTTTTCTGTTCTTCTTTTACCGCTAGCAAATCATAATAAAATTTACCTGTACAGAATACAACAGATTTTACTTTGCTTACCGTAACAGAAGTATCATCAATAACTTCTTGAAAACCTCCCGACGCTAATTCATCTACCGTAGACATCGCTTTTGGATGTCTTAATAAACTTTTTGGCGTGAAAATAATTAGTGGCTTTCTAAAATTTACTTTCATTTGCCTTCTAAGAATATGGAACATCTGCGCTGGCGTAGAAACATCGGCAATATACATATTGTCTCTTGCACAAAGCTGTAAGTATCTCTCCATACGAGCAGAAGAATGTTCTGCTCCTTGTCCTTCATAACCATGTGGAAGTAACATCACCAAACCGTTTTGTAATTTCCATTTATCCTCAGCAGCCGAAATATACTGATCAATCATAATTTGGGCACCATTACTAAAATCACCAAACTGTGCTTCCCAAATCGTTAATGTATTAGGACTGGCCATGGCATAACCATAATCAAAACCTACTACACCATACTCAGACAATAATGAGTTATATATCTGAAATTTAGCTTGCTTATCACTAATATGATTTAACAAGATTACTTCTTCTTCACTTTCTTCAACCTTCATTACGGCATGTCTGTGAGAAAACGTACCACGCTCCACATCTTGACCTGACATACGAACCGCATAACCTTCTTGCAATAATGTACCATAGGCCAACAATTCACCCATAGCCCAGTCTAACTTATCAGACTCGAAGAACATTTTCTTGCGATCTCTTATCAGCTTATCAACCTTACGCAAGAACTTTTTATCTTTTGGAAGCTCCGTAATGACCTTGGCAATTTTGGTAAGTTCTTTTTTATCGAAAGTGGTATCTACTTTCTCCATCATTTCCCACTCACGAACGTTGGCAAAGCCTTTCCATTCATCCGCCATAAAAGGAGTTATCTCCGTTTTATCTTCTTTACGAGAATCTACCAATTCTTCTTCCAAAGAAGCCTTGTACTCTTCTTCTAACCCTTTTACATAGTCTTTTTCAATAACTCCTTCTGCCAACAATTTCTCCGCATAAATATCACGCGGATTTTGATGTTTAGCTATGGCCTTATACAATTTTGGTTGCGTAAAGCGAGGCTCATCACCTTCGTTATGACCATATTTTCTATACCCCAATAAATCGATAAATACATCTCTATTGAAACGCATACGATACTCCAAGGCAAAAAGCGACGCATGTACTACAGCTTCTGCATCATCAGAATTTACGTGTAATACCGGACTCAAAGTTACTTTCCCAACATCTGTACAATAAGTAGATGTACGAGCATCTAAATAATTTGTAGTAAAACCAATTTGGTTATTTACCACTATATGTATAGTTCCATTTGTTTTATAGCCATCAAGATTAGCCATTTGAACCAATTCATATATAAGACCTTGACCAGCAATAGCCGCATCACCATGTACAACTATAGGTAGTACTTTTGAAAAATCATCAGGAAAATGGGCGTCCTGCTTAGCACGAGCTATACCTTCTACTACCGCACCAACCGTTTCTAAGTGAGAAGGGTTAGGAGCAATATTCATTTTTATTTTTTTACCATTATCGGTTTTACGATCAGACGTCCAACCTAAATGATATTTTACATCACCATCAAAAATCTCTTGTTCATAATCCTTCCCGTCAAACTCGCTAAAGATATCCTTTGCCGCTTT includes:
- a CDS encoding retropepsin-like aspartic protease family protein; translated protein: MSSLKKFLWKKKYTQIPLKLTQTDHFEISAKINGVPGRFILDTGASNTCIGIDKIEQFGLASEVSEIKAAGAGATDMETLISTKNKIKIGNWKKKKLKIVLFDLVHVNQALTAHNTLPVDGIIGADVLKKAKAVIDYDKYCVYLKM
- the odhB gene encoding 2-oxoglutarate dehydrogenase complex dihydrolipoyllysine-residue succinyltransferase; its protein translation is MILEMKVPSPGESITEVEIADWLVEDGDYVEKDQAIAEVDSDKATLELPAEESGIITLKAEVGDAVAVGAVVCLIDTDAAKPAGDSAEKDVAEQKKSEPKKEEAKAPQPVQAKETYASGVASPAAKKILSEKGIDSSAVKGSGKDGRITKNDAVTAVPSMGTPTGGNRGESRSKLSMLRRKVAERLVSAKNETAMLTTFNEVDMSAIFELRNKYKEDFKAKHGVGLGFMSFFTRAVVRALEMYPSVNSMIDGKEMISYDFCDISIAVSGPKGLMVPVIRNAENLTFRGVEAEVKRLAIRAREGEITVDEMTGGTFTITNGGVFGSMLSTPIINPPQSAILGMHNIVERPIARDGAIAIAPIMYVAVSYDHRIIDGKESVGFLVAIKEALENPEELLMDGNVKRALEM
- a CDS encoding 2-oxoglutarate dehydrogenase E1 component; the protein is MDKYSFLNTAHTSFFSELYDKYLINPDSVEPSWRAFFQGYDFGTETALDELDVEGFVAQNGTQNSMGQQMPESLQKEFQVIRLIDGYRSRGHLFTKTNPVRERRKYEPSLDIENFGLSQGDLSTVFNAGEVVGIGVCTLKEIIDHLQHAYCDAIGVEYMYIRKPERIQWIQDWLNVNANHPKFDAEHKRRILRKLNQAVSFEGFLHTKYVGQKRFSLEGNESLIPALDAVVERAAELGVEQFVMGMAHRGRLNVLTNIFGKAAKDIFSEFDGKDYEQEIFDGDVKYHLGWTSDRKTDNGKKIKMNIAPNPSHLETVGAVVEGIARAKQDAHFPDDFSKVLPIVVHGDAAIAGQGLIYELVQMANLDGYKTNGTIHIVVNNQIGFTTNYLDARTSTYCTDVGKVTLSPVLHVNSDDAEAVVHASLFALEYRMRFNRDVFIDLLGYRKYGHNEGDEPRFTQPKLYKAIAKHQNPRDIYAEKLLAEGVIEKDYVKGLEEEYKASLEEELVDSRKEDKTEITPFMADEWKGFANVREWEMMEKVDTTFDKKELTKIAKVITELPKDKKFLRKVDKLIRDRKKMFFESDKLDWAMGELLAYGTLLQEGYAVRMSGQDVERGTFSHRHAVMKVEESEEEVILLNHISDKQAKFQIYNSLLSEYGVVGFDYGYAMASPNTLTIWEAQFGDFSNGAQIMIDQYISAAEDKWKLQNGLVMLLPHGYEGQGAEHSSARMERYLQLCARDNMYIADVSTPAQMFHILRRQMKVNFRKPLIIFTPKSLLRHPKAMSTVDELASGGFQEVIDDTSVTVSKVKSVVFCTGKFYYDLLAVKEEQKRDDVALVRVEQLFPVPSEKMKAVIAKYKKADDLVWAQEEPRNMGAWSHMMMHFSDANKFRVVSRRFYASPAAGSSVRSKNRHQQVIDYVFDKSKDNMSKPMPKPSKG